One genomic window of Arachis stenosperma cultivar V10309 chromosome 10, arast.V10309.gnm1.PFL2, whole genome shotgun sequence includes the following:
- the LOC130955195 gene encoding ABC transporter C family member 2-like codes for MAFEPLDWYCQPVANGVWTTTVDNAFGAYTPCAVDSLVISVSHLVLLGLCVYRIWLIKKDFKAKRFCLRSKLYNYLLGLLALYCVAEPLYRLIAGLSILNLDGQTQLAPFEITSLVIEVLTWGAMLILIGVETKVYIYEFRWFIRFGLLYSIVGDTVMLNLIISVQELYSRSVLYLYISEVVCQALFGLLLLVYIPTLDPYPGYTPVRSDLVVDTAYEELPGGEQICPERHANILSRILFSWMNPIMNLGYQRPLTEKDIWKLDTWDRTETLNEKFQRCWVEESRRSKPWLLRALNASLGGRFWWGGFWKIGNDLSQFLGPLILNQLLESMQNGDPAWIGYVFAFSIFVGVVFGVLCEAQYFQNVMRVGFRLRSTLVAAVFRKSLRLTHEARKQFASGKITNLMTTDAEALQQICQSLHTLWSAPFRITIAMVLLYQQLGVASLLGALMLVLMFPLQTFIISRMQKLSKEGLQRTDKRIGLMNEVLAAMDTVKCYAWESSFQSKVQNVRDDELSWFRKASLLGALNGFILNSIPVFVTVISFGMFTLLGGNLTPARAFTSLSLFAVLRFPLFMLPNIITQAVNANVSLKRLEDLLLAEERILLPNPPLEPGLPAISIKNGNFSWDSKAERPTLANINLDIPVGSLVAVVGSTGEGKTSLVSAMLGELPAVVGSTVVMRGTVAYVPQVSWIFNATVRDNVLFGSAFDPIRYERAIDVTELRHDLELLPGGDLTEIGERGVNISGGQKQRVSMARAVYSKSDVYIFDDPLSALDAHVAKQVFDKCIKGELRGKTRVLVTNQLHFLSQVDRIILIHEGTVKEEGTFEELSNQGPLFQKLMENAGKMEEYEEETVDTETADPKSSSKQVANGELNDTAKSGSKAKEGKSVLIKQEERETGVVSMKVLARYKTALGGLWVVVILFGCYFLTEVLRISSSTWLSHWTDQSASVGYDPGFYNLIYAALSFAQVMVTLINSYWLIISSLYAARRLHEAMLHSILRAPMVFFHTNPLGRVINRFAKDLGDIDRNVAPFVNMFLGQVSQLLSTFVLIGIVSTMSLWAIMPLLVLFYGAYLYYQSTAREVKRLDSISRSPVYAQFGEALNGLSTIRAYKAYDRMADINGKSMDNNIRFTLVNMSGNRWLAIRLETLGGLMIWFTATFAVMQNGRAENQQEFASTMGLLLSYALNITSLLTGVLRLASLAENSLNAVERVGTYIDLPSEAPSIIEDSRPPPGWPSSGSIRFEDVVLRYRPELPPVLHGLNFTIFPSDKVGIVGRTGAGKSSMLNALFRIVELERGRILIDDCDIAKFGLADLRKVLGIIPQSPVLFSGTVRFNLDPFNEHNDADLWEALERAHLKDVIRRNSLGLDAEVSEAGENFSVGQRQLLSLSRALLRRSKILVLDEATAAVDVRTDALIQKTIREEFKSCTMLIIAHRLNTIIDCDRILLLDGGKVLEYDTPEELLSNEGSSFSKMVQSTGAANAQYLRSLALGSKSDREESKHNDGQKKWLASSRWAAAAQFALAVSLTSSQNDLKRLEVEEENSILKKTRDAVITLQGVLERKHDREIEESLDRYQMSSDSWWSSLYKMIEGLAMMSRLARSRLHQSDFDFDDRSINFDQVDM; via the exons ATGGCTTTtgagccattggattggtattgtCAGCCAGTTGCAAATGGAGTATGGACCACAACAGTTGACAATGCCTTCGGAGCTTACACTCCTTGCGCGGTTGATTCTTTGGTGATCTCCGTTTCTCATTTGGTGCTTCTAGGCCTGTGTGTCTACCGGATATGGTTGATTAAGAAGGATTTCAAAGCCAAAAGGTTCTGCTTACGGTCAAAACTCTATAATTATTTGCTTGGGTTGTTAGCTTTGTATTGTGTGGCAGAGCCCTTATATAGATTGATTGCTGGACTATCAATTCTAAATTTAGATGGTCAGACTCAACTTGCTCCATTTGAG ATCACTTCACTGGTCATTGAAGTTCTTACTTGGGGTGCTATGCTGATTTTGATTGGCGTCGAGACTAAAGTTTACATTTACGAATTCAGATGGTTTATCCGATTTGGTTTGCTTTATTCTATTGTCGGGGATACTGTTATGCTCAACCTTATCATCTCTGTGCAGGAGTTGTATAGCAG GTCAGTGCTGTATTTGTACATAAGCGAGGTGGTCTGCCAG GCTTTGTTTGGACTGCTTTTGCTTGTGTATATACCTACTTTGGATCCTTATCCGGGTTATACCCCTGTTCGGAGTGACTTGGTTGTTGATACTGCATATGAAGAACTGCCCGGAGGAGAGCAGATATGTCCTGAAAGGCATGCAAACATATTGTCAA GAATCCTTTTTTCTTGGATGAATCCTATCATGAATCTGGGATATCAAAGACCCCTTACAGAGAAAGATATATGGAAGTTAGATACATGGGATCGGACTGAGACACTGAATGAAAA GTTCCAGAGATGTTGGGTAGAAGAATCTCGGAGGTCGAAACCTTGGCTTTTAAGAGCATTGAATGCAAGCCTTGGTGGGAG GTTTTGGTGGGGAGGATTTTGGAAG ATTGGAAATGATCTCTCCCAGTTTTTGGGCCCACTAATATTGAATCAGCTGCTTGAG TCTATGCAAAATGGTGATCCAGCCTGGATTGGATACGTTTTTGCCTTCTCAATATTTGTTGGAGTG GTCTTTGGGGTGTTATGTGAAGCTCAATATTTTCAGAATGTCATGCGTGTTGGATTCCGGCTAAGATCAACACTg GTAGCTGCTGTATTTCGCAAATCATTAAGGCTTACCCATGAAGCTCGAAAGCAATTTGCATCTGGAAAAATAACCAACTTGATGACTACTGATGCCGAAGCACTTCAG CAAATATGCCAGTCACTTCATACTTTGTGGTCAGCTCCGTTCCGCATTACCATTGCCATGGTTCTTCTTTATCAACAACTAGGTGTTGCTTCCCTTTTGGGCGCTTTGATGCTAGTCCTTATGTTTCCATTACAG ACATTTATCATCAGTAGAATGCAGAAGTTGTCTAAGGAAGGATTACAACGTACAGACAAGAGAATTGGCCTTATGAATGAAGTTTTGGCAGCTATGGACACTGTAAA ATGTTATGCATGGGAGAGTAGTTTCCAGTCTAAAGTTCAGAATGTCCGAGATGATGAATTATCATGGTTTCGAAAAGCATCATTACTTGGAGCG TTAAATGGATTCATACTGAATAGTATTCCAGTTTTTGTAACTGTGATTTCATTTGGAATGTTCACCTTACTTGGAGGGAATTTGACACCCGCAAGAGCTTTTACATCACTTTCTCTGTTTGCTGTGCTTCGGTTTCCTCTCTTCATGCTTCCTAATATTATAACTCAG GCGGTTAATGCAAATGTATCATTGAAGCGTTTGGAGGATTTGCTCTTAGCAGAAGAGAGAATACTTTTACCAAATCCACCGCTTGAGCCAGGATTACCAGCCATCTCAATCAAAAACGGAAACTTCTCCTGGGATTCCAAG GCAGAAAGGCCTACATTGGCAAACATAAACTTGGATATACCTGTTGGTAGCCTAGTTGCAGTTGTTGGAAGTACAGGAGAAGGGAAAACATCACTAGTATCTGCAATGCTTGGAGAACTCCCTGCAGTTGTAGGTTCAACTGTTGTTATGAGAGGGACAGTTGCTTACGTACCCCAAGTCTCTTGGATTTTTAATGCAACT GTGCGAGATAATGTTTTATTTGGTTCTGCCTTTGACCCAATAAGATATGAAAGGGCAATAGATGTGACTGAACTACGACATGACCTTGAGTTACTGCCT GGTGGTGATCTTACCGAAATTGGTGAAAGAGGTGTGAACATCAGTGGTGGTCAAAAGCAAAGAGTATCCATGGCTAGAGCTGTCTACTCCAAATCCGACGTGTACATTTTTGATGATCCCCTTAGTGCTCTAGATGCGCATGTCGCTAAACAG GTTTTTGATAAATgcatcaagggagaattgagagGGAAGACCCGAGTTCTTGTTACAAATCAACTGCATTTCCTTTCACAGGTGGATAGAATCATTTTGATCCATGAAGGTACTGTGAAAGAGGAGGGAACATTTGAGGAGCTCTCTAACCAGGGGCCATTGTTCCAAAAGCTTATGGAAAATGCTGGAAAGATGGAGGAGTATGAAGAAGAAACGGTAGATACTGAAACTGCTGATCCAAAGTCCTCTTCAAAACAGGTGGCCAATGGAGAACTTAATGATACTGCAAAGAGTGGGAGTAAGGCAAAAGAAGGAAAATCTGTCCTTATTAAACAGGAAGAACGGGAAACAGGTGTTGTCAGTATGAAAGTTTTAGCAAG ATACAAGACTGCATTAGGAGGTCTTTGGGTGGTTGTAATACTCTTTGGATGCTATTTCTTAACAGAAGTGTTACGAATTTCAAGTAGCACATGGTTGAGCCATTGGACTGACCAGAGTGCTTCAGTGGGCTATGATCCTGGATTTTATAATCTGATATATGCAGCTCTATCATTTGCTCAG GTTATGGTGACTTTAATAAATTCTTATTGGTTGATCATATCAAGTCTATATGCAGCCAGAAGGTTGCATGAAGCCATGCTTCACTCCATATTACGAGCTCCTATGGTTTTTTTTCATACAAATCCACTTGGAAGAGTAATCAACAGGTTTGCAAAGGATTTAGGTGACATTGATCGTAATGTTGCCCCATTTGTCAATATGTTTCTGGGTCAAGTGTCTCAGCTCCTTTCAACATTCGTCCTGATAGGGATTGTCAGCACAATGTCCTTGTGGGCGATAATGCCGTTGTTGGTACTGTTTTATGGAGCATATCTCTACTATCAG AGCACTGCCCGTGAAGTAAAGCGCTTAGATTCAATTAGTAGATCCCCTGTTTATGCACAATTTGGAGAAGCACTTAATGGTCTATCAACAATCCGTGCTTACAAGGCTTATGACCGCATGGCTGATATCAACGGAAAGTCCATGGACAACAACATACGATTCACTCTGGTGAACATGAGTGGAAATCGATGGCTTGCAATTCGATTGGAAACTCTGGGAGGTCTCATGATATGGTTTACTGCAACCTTTGCGGTAATGCAGAACGGGAGGGCTGAGAACCAGCAGGAATTTGCATCCACCATGGGTTTACTACTTAGTTATGCTTTGAACATTACCAGTTTGCTTACTGGTGTGCTCAGGCTTGCTAGTTTGGCCGAGAATAGTCTAAATGCTGTTGAGCGTGTAGGCACTTATATAGATTTGCCTTCAGAGGCACCATCCATCATTGAGGATAGTCGCCCCCCTCCAGGCTGGCCCTCATCTGGATCAATCAGATTTGAGGATGTTGTACTTCGATACAGGCCTGAACTTCCTCCTGTCCTTCATGGCTTGAATTTCACAATTTTTCCAAGCGATAAGGTTGGCATTGTAGGAAGGACAGGAGCTGGAAAATCTAGCATGCTTAATGCTTTATTTCGAATTGTGGAATTggaaagaggaagaatattAATTGATGATTGTGATATTGCAAAGTTTGGGCTGGCTGATTTGCGTAAAGTTCTTGGCATTATACCACAGTCCCCTGTTTTGTTTTCAG gAACTGTAAGATTTAATCTTGACCCTTTTAATGAACACAATGATGCTGACCTCTGGGAGGCTCTGGAGAGGGCACATTTGAAGGATGTGATACGGAGGAATTCTTTGGGGCTGGATGCCGAG GTCTCTGAGGCAGGCGAGAACTTCAGTGTTGGGCAGAGGCAACTGTTGAGTCTCTCTCGGGCATTATTGCGTAGATCAAAGATATTAGTACTTGACGAAGCCACTGCAGCAGTAGATGTTAGAACAGATGCCCTCATACAGAAAACAATTCGAGAGGAATTTAAATCGTGCACCATGCTCATCATTGCTCATCGTCTTAACACCATCATAGACTGTGATCGGATTCTTTTGCTTGATGGTGGTAAG GTTCTTGAATATGATACCCCTGAAGAACTGCTATCAAATGAAGGCAGTTCGTTCTCTAAGATGGTGCAAAGTACAGGAGCCGCAAATGCCCAATATCTACGCAGCTTAGCACTCGGGAGTAAGTCAGATAGGGAAGAGAGTAAGCATAACGATGGCCAGAAAAAATGGCTTGCTTCGTCTCGCTGGGCTGCTGCAGCTCAATTTGCCCTTGCCGTCAGTCTCACCTCATCACAGAATGACCTAAAAAGATTGGAAGTGGAAGAAGAGAATAGCATACTCAAGAAAACAAGGGATGCTGTGATAACTTTGCAGGGGGTtttggaaaggaagcatgatAGAGAAATCGAGGAATCTTTAGACCGATACCAAATGTCCTCGGACAGTTGGTGGTCATCACTCTACAAGATGATTGAAG GTCTTGCAATGATGAGCAGGCTGGCCAGGAGCAGGCTTCATCAATCAGACTTTGATTTTGATGATAGATCAATTAACTTTGATCAAGTTGATATGTAG